ACCTTGCGGAGGCAGGGTTCCAGGTGTACCTTGTGGAGAAGTCCGCGAGCATTGGGGGCCTCATGGCCCGCCTTGACAAGACCTTTCCCACAAATGACTGCGCCATGTGCATCCTC
The Candidatus Caldatribacterium sp. genome window above contains:
- a CDS encoding FAD-dependent oxidoreductase; protein product: MQRNGEPLGSVLVVGGGIGGIQAALDLAEAGFQVYLVEKSASIGGLMARLDKTFPTNDCAMCIL